The following proteins are co-located in the Rattus norvegicus strain BN/NHsdMcwi chromosome X, GRCr8, whole genome shotgun sequence genome:
- the LOC120099294 gene encoding rho GTPase-activating protein 20-like isoform X2, with product METHGEKATLFHGVRGSLLLEGPVEFRRGWRKKKRHLFLLNDLLVVSNNIHKKKFKIKYIIPLSYLWICDYADLVGGDNRTASKSIFLCWPMENFVATFCTKEQKKWWWFFLQRYINEAKMNGESKSAALQMVTEDIRRCTSACA from the exons ATGGAAACCCACGGTGAGAAAGCGACACTATTTCATGGCGTACGTGGAAGCTTGCTGCTCGAAGGGCCCGTGGAATTCAGAAGAGGCTGGAGGAAAAAGAAGCGCCATCTCTTCTTGTTGAATGATCTTTTGGTTGTGTCTaataatat ACACAAGAAGAAGTTTAAGATAAAATATATCATCCCACTGAGTTACCTCTGGATTTGTGACTATGCAGACCTTGTGGGAGGAGACAACAGGACTGCCTCCAAGTCCATCTTCCTTTGCTGGCCCATGGAAAATTTCGTGGCCACCTTCTG TACCAAGGAACAGAAAAAATGGTGGTGGTTTTTCCTCcaaag ATACATCAATGAGGCCAAGATGAATGGCGAGAGTAAGAGTGCTGCACTGCAGATGGTCACAGAGGACATCCGACGCTGCACCAGCGCATGCGCCT AG
- the LOC120099294 gene encoding rho GTPase-activating protein 20-like isoform X1 has protein sequence METHGEKATLFHGVRGSLLLEGPVEFRRGWRKKKRHLFLLNDLLVVSNNIHKKKFKIKYIIPLSYLWICDYADLVGGDNRTASKSIFLCWPMENFVATFCTKEQKKWWWFFLQRYINEAKMNGESKSAALQMVTEDIRRCTSACACKAKEDS, from the exons ATGGAAACCCACGGTGAGAAAGCGACACTATTTCATGGCGTACGTGGAAGCTTGCTGCTCGAAGGGCCCGTGGAATTCAGAAGAGGCTGGAGGAAAAAGAAGCGCCATCTCTTCTTGTTGAATGATCTTTTGGTTGTGTCTaataatat ACACAAGAAGAAGTTTAAGATAAAATATATCATCCCACTGAGTTACCTCTGGATTTGTGACTATGCAGACCTTGTGGGAGGAGACAACAGGACTGCCTCCAAGTCCATCTTCCTTTGCTGGCCCATGGAAAATTTCGTGGCCACCTTCTG TACCAAGGAACAGAAAAAATGGTGGTGGTTTTTCCTCcaaag ATACATCAATGAGGCCAAGATGAATGGCGAGAGTAAGAGTGCTGCACTGCAGATGGTCACAGAGGACATCCGACGCTGCACCAGCGCATGCGCCTGTAAGGCCAAAGAAGACAGTTAG